In one Pseudomonas fitomaticsae genomic region, the following are encoded:
- the thiO gene encoding glycine oxidase ThiO, with amino-acid sequence MTRQQQVVIVGGGVIGLLTAYNLASEVGSVVLLDRSNVGQESSWAGGGIVSPLYPWRYSPAVTALAHWSQDFYPQLGERLFADTGVDPEVHTTGLYWLDLDDEDEALAWAKRENRPLRAVDISAAHDAVPVLGGGFSRAIYMADVANVRNPRLVKSLKAALQALPNVTIHEQCEVSGFVREGERVVGVQTSTGVIAGDQVVLTAGAWSGELLKTLNLSLPVEPVKGQMILYKCAADFLPSMVLAKGRYAIPRRDGHILIGSTLEHEGFDKTPTDNALESLKASAVELLPALADAEVVGHWAGLRPGSPEGIPYIGRVPGFDGLWLNCGHYRNGLVLAPASCQLFADVMLGRTPIIDPAPYAPAGRI; translated from the coding sequence ATGACCAGGCAACAGCAAGTGGTGATTGTCGGTGGCGGGGTGATTGGCCTGCTCACTGCGTACAACCTCGCCTCCGAGGTCGGCAGCGTGGTGCTGCTGGATCGTTCGAACGTCGGCCAGGAATCGTCCTGGGCCGGTGGCGGTATCGTGTCTCCGCTGTACCCGTGGCGCTATAGTCCGGCCGTTACCGCGCTGGCGCACTGGTCGCAGGATTTTTATCCACAACTGGGCGAACGCCTTTTTGCCGATACCGGGGTGGATCCCGAAGTGCACACCACCGGCCTGTATTGGCTGGACCTGGATGACGAAGACGAAGCACTGGCCTGGGCCAAACGCGAAAACCGCCCGTTGCGGGCTGTGGATATTTCGGCGGCGCATGATGCGGTGCCGGTGCTCGGTGGTGGTTTTTCCCGGGCGATCTATATGGCCGATGTGGCCAACGTGCGCAATCCACGACTGGTGAAGTCTTTGAAAGCGGCGTTGCAGGCGCTGCCGAACGTGACGATTCATGAGCAGTGTGAAGTCAGTGGGTTTGTCCGTGAAGGTGAGCGGGTGGTGGGCGTGCAGACTTCCACCGGTGTGATCGCCGGCGATCAGGTCGTGCTCACCGCAGGTGCGTGGAGCGGCGAACTGCTCAAGACCTTGAACCTGTCGCTGCCGGTGGAGCCGGTCAAGGGTCAGATGATTCTCTACAAGTGCGCAGCGGATTTCCTGCCGAGCATGGTGCTGGCCAAGGGGCGCTACGCGATTCCGCGCCGCGACGGGCACATTCTGATCGGCAGTACGCTGGAGCACGAAGGCTTCGACAAGACCCCGACGGACAACGCGCTTGAAAGTCTCAAGGCATCGGCAGTCGAGTTGTTGCCGGCGCTGGCCGATGCTGAAGTGGTGGGGCACTGGGCCGGGCTGCGACCGGGTTCACCGGAAGGTATTCCTTACATTGGCCGGGTTCCGGGGTTTGACGGTCTGTGGCTGAACTGCGGGCATTACCGCAACGGACTGGTGCTGGCGCCGGCGTCCTGTCAGTTGTTTGCCGATGTGATGCTGGGGCGCACGCCGATCATTGATCCGGCGCCGTATGCACCGGCCGGACGGATCTAG
- a CDS encoding pilus assembly protein: protein MRSTEHISAWRSLLSGILLSLYLTAPAYAFTPSDSPLLSAAAVPPNVMLLIDDSGSMNSIIYAAGFDPTVDRTAARQCNAVIGLCLSSTAITGDTIFLSSLPTSGCSGGAYAFYNNSLTPLCLKLPDPVGSGNTRYSADYISYVVGLAINNGTRDFTTGAIPNDYRINVARNVSTALVTSNRNLRMGLATFNPATSNNPGNGGFIARSISDLSPVSGSVTQAQADTNYNALISSINGLSAVANTPLAETYYEITRYMRGMAPYYNSTPSTYTSPIQYRCQKNYGVVITDGLPTYDRTFPNNDPLGGSRLPNWDGINNDGNNLNGDGEGDTLYLDDIAKFAFDIDMRSTGTDAAGKSWNAVDFPRQYMNTYTVGFTASNDMLSDAADYGQGRYYQATDSAGLNAALSSALSDITSKAGSGGAGVTSSTTLTSSSSFYQTTYDPKDWRGTIKSFGFTSAGAVNTSAVLWTTDTAIVPGATAPTYQSWNTLNNAAVTLAYGNFAPAQQTVLSQGLPTGISGIDLVEWSKGTNKTGLKVRSVLLGDIINSPLVLASPTEKTASDLAGDTTYSSYLTTKAANMNASLVVNANDGFVSVINSANGTRRYAYMPSSVLPSLRLIADPNYVNGVSHKFLVDGQLGVFDAQFGTAWKTLAIGGTGAGGKTFYGLQLFDASAGNVIRALWEVSAPATASTSNAFNDLGYAYARPEVARLADGRWAAFIANGYGSNSGVAALYVLDVRDGSLIKKVVIDSTETTNGLSSVKLRVNSQNVVQAAYGGDLKGRLWKFDLSATSSDSWGVAFSGKPLFTTAGGATQPITAQPLLADNALGGKQIFVGTGKFNETADKTNKDLQSFYSVWDAEGGSGQLTVSSLQAQAITGSFSGSSGQFLTTTQNDTTYPAEKGWYLPLVYNNVLTGERVINQASIVLGRIVFTTASVDTTDPCASFGTGKLVELDAFSGKMLNYAVLDTNADGVVNSSDTISSGVIFTGGIPTLNAIINAGTGKPVTESSGNITTLVEKGGGGSRRIMWRQIQ, encoded by the coding sequence ATGCGAAGTACTGAGCACATATCTGCCTGGCGTTCGTTGCTGAGCGGCATTTTACTGAGCTTGTATCTGACCGCTCCGGCATATGCCTTCACACCGTCCGACTCGCCGCTGCTAAGCGCGGCGGCGGTGCCACCCAACGTCATGTTGCTGATCGACGATTCGGGCAGCATGAACAGCATCATCTATGCGGCAGGTTTTGATCCGACCGTGGATCGCACGGCGGCCCGTCAGTGCAACGCGGTCATTGGGCTGTGTCTGAGCTCGACCGCAATCACTGGCGATACGATCTTTCTCTCGAGCCTGCCGACCTCCGGCTGCTCCGGCGGCGCCTATGCCTTCTACAACAACAGCCTGACGCCGCTCTGTCTGAAGCTGCCGGATCCGGTGGGCAGCGGCAACACTCGCTATTCGGCGGATTACATTTCCTACGTGGTCGGGCTGGCGATCAACAACGGCACGCGCGACTTCACCACCGGGGCGATTCCCAACGATTACCGGATCAACGTGGCGCGCAACGTTTCCACCGCACTGGTCACCAGCAACCGCAACCTGCGCATGGGCCTGGCGACCTTCAACCCGGCCACCAGCAACAACCCCGGCAACGGTGGTTTCATTGCGCGCTCCATCAGCGACCTGTCACCGGTCAGCGGCAGCGTGACCCAGGCCCAGGCCGATACCAACTACAACGCACTGATTTCTTCGATCAACGGCCTGAGCGCGGTGGCCAACACACCTCTGGCCGAGACCTATTACGAAATCACCCGCTACATGCGCGGGATGGCGCCGTACTACAACAGCACGCCGAGCACTTACACCAGCCCGATCCAGTACCGCTGCCAGAAAAACTACGGGGTGGTCATCACCGACGGGTTGCCGACCTACGACCGCACCTTTCCGAACAACGACCCGCTGGGCGGCAGCCGCTTGCCGAACTGGGACGGCATCAACAATGACGGGAACAACCTGAACGGGGACGGCGAGGGCGATACGCTGTACCTGGACGATATCGCCAAGTTCGCCTTCGACATCGACATGCGTTCGACCGGCACTGACGCGGCGGGCAAGAGCTGGAATGCGGTGGATTTTCCCCGGCAGTACATGAATACCTACACCGTGGGTTTCACCGCTTCCAACGACATGCTTTCGGACGCCGCTGATTACGGGCAGGGCCGCTACTACCAGGCGACCGACAGCGCCGGTCTGAATGCCGCGCTGTCCTCGGCGTTGAGCGATATCACCTCCAAGGCGGGTTCCGGCGGTGCGGGTGTGACCAGCAGCACCACGCTGACCAGTAGCAGCAGTTTTTACCAAACCACCTACGACCCGAAGGATTGGCGCGGCACGATCAAGTCGTTTGGCTTTACCTCCGCCGGGGCGGTCAATACGTCGGCGGTGCTGTGGACCACCGACACAGCCATCGTGCCCGGCGCCACCGCGCCGACCTACCAGTCGTGGAACACACTGAACAACGCGGCGGTGACGCTGGCCTACGGCAACTTCGCCCCGGCCCAGCAGACGGTTCTCAGCCAGGGTTTACCCACCGGCATCAGCGGCATCGACCTGGTCGAATGGAGCAAGGGCACCAACAAGACCGGGCTCAAAGTGCGCAGCGTGTTGCTCGGAGACATCATCAACTCGCCGCTGGTGCTGGCCTCGCCCACGGAAAAAACCGCCTCCGATCTGGCCGGTGACACCACCTACAGCAGCTACCTGACCACCAAGGCTGCGAACATGAATGCCAGCCTGGTGGTGAACGCCAACGACGGTTTTGTCAGCGTCATCAACTCGGCCAACGGTACCCGGCGCTATGCCTACATGCCGTCCAGCGTATTGCCCTCGTTGCGCCTGATTGCCGATCCGAACTACGTCAACGGCGTCAGCCACAAGTTTCTGGTGGATGGTCAGCTCGGTGTATTCGACGCGCAGTTCGGCACGGCGTGGAAAACCCTGGCCATCGGCGGTACGGGCGCCGGCGGCAAGACTTTCTATGGGCTCCAGCTGTTTGACGCTTCGGCGGGCAACGTCATTCGTGCCTTGTGGGAAGTCAGTGCGCCGGCCACCGCCAGCACTTCCAACGCTTTTAATGATCTGGGTTACGCCTATGCCCGTCCGGAAGTGGCACGCTTGGCCGATGGTCGCTGGGCGGCGTTCATTGCCAATGGTTACGGTAGCAACTCCGGGGTGGCGGCGCTGTATGTGCTGGATGTGCGCGATGGCTCGCTGATCAAGAAAGTCGTCATCGACAGTACGGAAACCACCAACGGTTTGTCCTCGGTGAAGCTGCGGGTCAATTCGCAGAACGTTGTGCAGGCCGCGTACGGCGGTGACTTGAAGGGAAGGTTGTGGAAGTTCGACCTGAGCGCCACGTCGAGTGATAGCTGGGGTGTTGCGTTTTCCGGCAAGCCGTTGTTCACCACGGCGGGTGGGGCGACTCAGCCGATCACCGCGCAACCGCTGCTGGCGGACAACGCTCTGGGCGGCAAACAGATTTTCGTCGGCACCGGCAAATTCAACGAAACCGCCGACAAGACCAACAAGGATTTGCAGTCGTTCTATTCGGTGTGGGATGCCGAGGGTGGTTCGGGTCAGCTGACTGTCAGCAGTTTGCAGGCCCAGGCAATTACCGGATCTTTCTCTGGCAGTTCCGGGCAGTTCCTGACCACCACCCAGAACGACACGACGTATCCGGCGGAGAAGGGCTGGTATCTACCGCTGGTGTATAACAACGTGCTCACGGGCGAGCGGGTGATCAATCAGGCCAGCATCGTACTCGGACGCATCGTGTTTACCACGGCCAGTGTCGACACCACTGACCCCTGTGCGAGTTTTGGCACCGGCAAACTGGTCGAACTCGATGCGTTCAGCGGTAAGATGCTCAACTACGCGGTGCTCGACACTAACGCTGATGGCGTGGTCAACAGCAGCGACACGATCTCCAGCGGTGTGATATTCACCGGCGGCATTCCGACCTTGAACGCCATCATCAACGCCGGGACGGGCAAACCTGTGACTGAGTCCAGTGGCAACATCACCACCCTGGTGGAAAAGGGCGGCGGCGGCAGCCGTCGCATAATGTGGCGACAAATACAGTAA
- a CDS encoding sensor histidine kinase: MIAEADNADSKQAQRLLRLYHLYRLSVGITLVLLISSNMDNRLLTSANDELLRNGSWLYLVLNILLVVFLENIHRPAQLFGLALVDILLLCSVFYAAGGVASAIGNLLIVSVAISNTLLRRRIGLLIAAIATLGIVGLSFLLSFSHPLSANDYLQAGTLGALCFAASLLVQGLMRRLEVSENLAELRASEVVGLEALNALILQRMRTGILVLDEERRVQLANHSAKALLGQTHLEGDLIDEHSSALVERLQLWLNNPTLRPQSLKIAGNGLELQPSFIALEQSPNRQTLVFLEDLAQIAQQAQQLKLAALGRLTAGIAHEIRNPLGAISHAAQLLQESEELDGADRRLTQIIQDHSQRMNRVIENVLQLSRRQQSAPQRLDLKPWLEQFVSESREQAGERQHIHLHIGPGDFRTLMDPGQLTQILDNLLRNGWRHSALLHDPAEVWLTLLIDPESTLAVLEVQDNGPGVPLDQQAHLFEPFFTTSSQGTGLGLYLSRELCESNQARLDFKSRQGGGCFRITFAHGRKQI; encoded by the coding sequence GTGATCGCTGAGGCCGACAACGCCGACAGCAAACAGGCCCAGCGACTGCTGCGCCTCTATCATCTGTACCGCTTGAGTGTCGGCATCACCCTGGTGTTGCTGATCTCCAGCAACATGGACAACCGCCTGCTGACCTCGGCCAACGACGAGTTGCTGCGCAATGGCAGCTGGTTGTACCTGGTGCTGAACATCCTGCTGGTGGTGTTCCTCGAGAACATCCACCGCCCGGCCCAGTTGTTCGGCCTGGCACTGGTCGACATCCTGCTGCTGTGCAGCGTGTTCTACGCGGCCGGCGGCGTGGCCAGCGCGATCGGCAACCTGCTGATCGTTTCGGTGGCCATCAGCAACACCTTGCTGCGACGACGCATCGGCTTGCTGATCGCCGCCATCGCTACCCTCGGCATCGTCGGGCTCAGCTTTCTGCTGAGTTTCAGCCATCCCTTGAGCGCCAACGACTATCTTCAGGCTGGCACCCTCGGTGCCTTGTGCTTTGCCGCCTCGCTGCTGGTGCAGGGATTGATGCGCCGTCTCGAAGTCAGTGAGAACCTGGCCGAGCTGCGTGCCAGCGAAGTCGTGGGGCTCGAAGCCCTCAACGCGCTGATCCTGCAACGCATGCGCACCGGCATTCTGGTGCTCGACGAAGAGCGCCGGGTGCAACTGGCCAACCACAGCGCCAAGGCCCTGCTGGGTCAAACGCACCTTGAAGGCGACCTGATCGACGAGCACTCGAGCGCATTGGTCGAACGCCTGCAACTGTGGCTGAACAACCCGACCCTGCGCCCGCAAAGCCTGAAAATCGCCGGCAACGGCCTGGAGCTGCAACCGAGCTTCATCGCCCTGGAACAGAGCCCGAACCGCCAAACCCTGGTGTTTCTCGAAGACCTCGCCCAGATCGCCCAGCAGGCCCAACAATTGAAACTGGCCGCGCTGGGCCGACTGACCGCCGGTATCGCCCATGAAATCCGCAATCCGCTGGGCGCCATCAGTCATGCCGCGCAGCTGTTGCAGGAATCCGAGGAACTCGACGGCGCGGATCGGCGTCTGACACAGATCATTCAAGACCACTCCCAGCGCATGAACCGAGTCATCGAAAACGTCCTGCAACTGTCCCGCCGCCAGCAGAGCGCGCCGCAACGGCTGGATCTCAAGCCGTGGCTGGAACAGTTCGTCAGCGAAAGCCGCGAACAGGCCGGCGAGCGCCAGCACATTCATCTGCACATCGGCCCGGGGGATTTCCGCACGTTGATGGATCCCGGCCAGCTCACACAGATTCTCGACAATCTGTTACGCAACGGCTGGCGCCACAGTGCCCTGTTGCACGATCCGGCCGAGGTCTGGCTGACGCTGTTGATCGACCCCGAAAGCACGCTGGCCGTGCTCGAAGTGCAGGACAACGGCCCCGGCGTGCCGCTGGATCAGCAGGCTCACCTGTTCGAACCGTTCTTTACCACCAGCAGCCAGGGCACCGGCCTTGGGCTTTATCTGTCCCGTGAGCTGTGCGAAAGCAATCAAGCGCGCCTAGACTTCAAATCACGCCAAGGCGGCGGCTGCTTTCGCATCACCTTTGCTCACGGACGGAAACAAATTTGA
- a CDS encoding PP0621 family protein — translation MLRLLFWIALIAAAVWLWRKFKAPASSARSPREQDAAPMVRCAHCGVHLPRDRALNLQQQWYCSQAHLEQGPGSSDR, via the coding sequence ATGCTTCGTTTACTGTTCTGGATTGCCTTGATCGCCGCCGCTGTCTGGTTGTGGCGCAAATTCAAGGCCCCCGCCTCGTCCGCCCGATCACCTCGCGAACAGGATGCCGCGCCGATGGTGCGCTGCGCCCATTGCGGCGTACACCTGCCCCGCGACCGCGCGCTGAACCTTCAACAACAGTGGTATTGCAGCCAGGCTCACCTTGAGCAAGGCCCCGGTTCCAGTGATCGCTGA
- a CDS encoding sigma-54-dependent transcriptional regulator: MNTSPRQKILIVDDEPDIRELLEITLGRMKLDTFSARNLAEAQTLLYRETFDLCLTDMRLPDGSGLELVQHIQQRYPQLPVAMITAYGSLETAINALKAGAFDFLTKPVDLTRLRELVGSALRMPAPGNVCTSIDRRLLGDSPPMRNLRKQIDKLARSQAPVYISGESGSGKELVARLIHEQGPRASQPFVPVNCGAIPSELMESEFFGHRKGSFSGAVEDKPGLFQAAHGGTLFLDEVADLPLPMQVKLLRAIQEKAVRSVGGQQETVVDVRILCATHKDLDAEVAAERFRQDLYYRLNVIELRVPSLRERREDIEALAGHMLKRLANGTGQPAARLHPHALEALKNYRFPGNVRELENVLERAHTLCENRTIEAEDLRLIEGNGTAEGGVADLTQIDNLEDYLESVERKLILQALEETRWNRTAAAQRLSLSFRSMRYRLKKLGLD; this comes from the coding sequence TTGAACACGAGCCCACGGCAAAAAATCCTCATCGTCGACGACGAGCCGGATATTCGCGAACTCCTGGAAATCACCCTGGGACGGATGAAACTCGACACCTTCAGCGCACGCAATCTCGCAGAAGCCCAGACGCTGCTGTACCGCGAGACCTTCGACCTGTGCCTGACCGACATGCGCCTGCCCGACGGCTCCGGCCTGGAGCTGGTGCAGCACATTCAGCAACGTTATCCGCAACTGCCAGTGGCGATGATCACCGCCTACGGCAGCCTGGAAACGGCGATCAACGCCCTGAAAGCCGGGGCTTTCGACTTCCTGACCAAACCGGTGGACCTGACACGCCTGCGCGAGCTGGTCGGCTCGGCGTTGCGCATGCCGGCGCCGGGCAATGTCTGCACCTCGATCGATCGGCGATTGCTCGGCGATTCGCCGCCGATGCGCAACCTGCGCAAACAGATCGACAAACTGGCCCGCAGCCAGGCACCGGTCTACATCAGCGGCGAATCCGGCAGCGGCAAGGAACTGGTGGCCCGATTGATTCATGAACAGGGCCCGCGTGCCAGCCAGCCATTCGTGCCGGTGAACTGCGGGGCGATTCCTTCTGAGTTGATGGAGAGCGAGTTCTTCGGCCATCGCAAAGGCAGTTTCAGCGGTGCGGTGGAAGATAAACCGGGGCTGTTTCAGGCGGCCCATGGCGGCACACTGTTTCTCGATGAAGTGGCGGATCTACCGCTGCCGATGCAGGTCAAGCTGCTGCGGGCGATCCAGGAAAAAGCCGTGCGCAGCGTCGGTGGCCAACAGGAAACCGTGGTCGATGTGCGCATCCTCTGCGCGACGCACAAGGATCTCGACGCTGAAGTGGCTGCCGAGCGTTTTCGTCAGGATCTGTATTACCGGCTGAACGTGATCGAACTGCGCGTACCGTCCCTGCGCGAACGTCGCGAGGACATCGAAGCACTGGCCGGCCATATGCTCAAGCGCCTGGCCAATGGCACCGGGCAGCCGGCGGCACGCCTTCATCCTCATGCCCTCGAGGCGCTGAAAAACTACCGTTTTCCGGGCAACGTGCGAGAGCTGGAGAACGTGCTTGAGCGGGCGCATACCCTGTGTGAAAACCGCACGATCGAGGCCGAGGATTTACGCCTGATCGAAGGTAATGGCACCGCCGAGGGCGGCGTTGCCGATCTCACGCAGATCGACAACCTGGAAGACTATCTGGAAAGCGTCGAGCGCAAACTGATTCTGCAGGCACTGGAAGAAACCCGCTGGAATCGCACGGCGGCGGCGCAGCGGTTGAGTCTGTCGTTTAGGTCGATGCGCTACAGGCTCAAGAAACTGGGTCTGGATTAA
- a CDS encoding outer membrane protein assembly factor BamD, with the protein MQVKHLLLIAILALTAACSSKEVVDENLSEAELYQQAQQDLDNNSYTSATAKLKALESRYPFGRYADQAQLELIYANYKNAEPEAAKSAAERFIRLHPQHPNVDYAYYLKGLTSFDQDVGLLARFLPLDMTKRDPGAARDSYNEFAQLTSRYPNSRYAPDAKQRMIYLRNLLAAYEIHVADYYLTRQAYVAAANRGRYVVENFQETPSVGDGLAVMTEAYQRLHLDELAATSLETLKLNYPNHPSLQDGQFVPRVAEADNRSFLSKATLGLIESRPPLPPGETRANQDVQKQFQDAKDAIPNELKPKDENGDVIEEPEPESSDSDRSIFSYMTFGLFD; encoded by the coding sequence ATGCAAGTGAAACACCTGCTGCTGATCGCCATCCTCGCATTGACCGCTGCTTGCTCATCGAAGGAAGTCGTAGACGAAAACCTGAGTGAAGCCGAGCTGTACCAGCAGGCTCAACAGGACCTGGACAACAACAGCTACACCAGCGCCACAGCCAAGCTGAAGGCTCTGGAGTCGCGTTATCCGTTCGGTCGCTACGCCGATCAGGCGCAGCTGGAACTGATCTACGCCAACTACAAGAACGCCGAGCCGGAAGCTGCAAAGTCCGCCGCCGAGCGTTTCATTCGTCTGCATCCGCAGCACCCGAACGTCGATTACGCCTACTACCTGAAGGGCCTGACTTCGTTCGACCAGGACGTCGGCCTGCTGGCGCGCTTCCTGCCGCTGGACATGACCAAGCGTGACCCGGGTGCCGCCCGCGACTCCTACAACGAGTTCGCCCAGCTGACCAGCCGCTACCCGAACAGCCGCTACGCGCCGGACGCCAAGCAGCGCATGATCTACCTGCGCAACCTGCTGGCCGCCTACGAAATCCACGTGGCCGACTACTACCTGACCCGTCAGGCCTATGTCGCTGCCGCCAACCGTGGTCGTTATGTAGTGGAAAACTTCCAGGAAACCCCTTCGGTCGGTGACGGCCTGGCGGTGATGACCGAAGCCTACCAGCGTCTGCATCTGGACGAACTGGCGGCCACCAGTCTGGAAACCCTGAAGCTCAACTACCCGAACCACCCGAGCCTGCAGGACGGTCAGTTCGTGCCTCGCGTTGCCGAAGCCGACAACCGTTCGTTCCTGAGCAAGGCCACGCTGGGCCTGATCGAATCCCGTCCGCCGCTGCCGCCGGGAGAGACTCGCGCCAACCAGGACGTGCAGAAGCAGTTCCAGGACGCGAAAGACGCGATCCCGAACGAGCTCAAGCCAAAAGACGAAAACGGCGACGTGATCGAAGAGCCGGAACCGGAGTCGAGCGACAGCGACCGTTCCATCTTCAGTTACATGACCTTCGGTCTGTTCGACTGA
- a CDS encoding pilus assembly PilX family protein has product MNVSFHRRRSQGGMVLLVSLVFLLLLTVIGLSSMQSANLQEKMAGSVSLRNQSFQTAEAALRIGESAVQLDGYALAVCASTTQCAPPAESSVVSAAGLNSTSGVTWIAAGSGFYGVQNIGTTLTAVNVPSNTSATLYRVTAVGIAGTSRSVVESVYAKY; this is encoded by the coding sequence ATGAACGTTTCTTTCCATCGGCGACGGTCCCAGGGCGGTATGGTGTTGCTGGTCAGCCTGGTGTTTCTGTTGCTTCTGACGGTGATCGGCCTGTCATCGATGCAGAGCGCCAACCTGCAGGAAAAAATGGCCGGCAGCGTGAGCCTGCGCAATCAATCGTTCCAGACTGCCGAGGCGGCGCTGCGCATCGGTGAAAGTGCAGTGCAACTGGACGGCTACGCGCTGGCGGTGTGCGCCAGTACCACTCAATGTGCGCCGCCGGCCGAATCCTCGGTGGTCAGCGCGGCGGGGCTGAACTCCACGTCGGGCGTGACCTGGATTGCCGCGGGCAGCGGGTTCTACGGGGTGCAGAACATCGGCACGACCCTGACGGCGGTGAACGTGCCGAGCAATACCTCGGCGACGTTGTATCGGGTCACGGCCGTCGGCATCGCCGGCACTTCGCGCAGTGTGGTGGAGAGTGTCTATGCGAAGTACTGA
- a CDS encoding type IV pilin protein, producing the protein MRRSNRGFTLIEIMIVIAIIGIVITIGYPSLTEYVKKGRRADVVSNLSEQAQILERFYSKNNVYTGVTGLSTGNDFYTITPTITDQTFLLTATRKTGTAMATDKCGDFTLTNTGVRSMNNATTGLTTKDCWGR; encoded by the coding sequence ATGCGCAGATCCAACCGAGGTTTCACCCTGATCGAAATCATGATCGTGATTGCGATCATCGGTATCGTCATCACCATCGGCTATCCGAGCCTCACCGAATACGTGAAGAAGGGCCGCCGCGCCGACGTGGTCAGCAATTTGTCGGAACAGGCACAGATCCTCGAGCGCTTCTATTCGAAGAACAACGTCTACACCGGTGTCACCGGGTTGAGCACCGGCAACGATTTCTACACCATCACGCCGACGATCACCGATCAGACCTTCCTGCTGACGGCGACCCGCAAGACCGGCACGGCGATGGCCACTGACAAGTGCGGGGATTTCACTCTCACCAACACCGGTGTCAGAAGCATGAACAACGCGACCACCGGGCTGACCACCAAGGATTGCTGGGGCCGCTGA
- the rluD gene encoding 23S rRNA pseudouridine(1911/1915/1917) synthase RluD → MSDKIELRAEVPSELGGQRLDQVAAQLFAEHSRSRLSAWIKEGRLTVDGAVIRPRDIVHGGAVLELTAEQEAQGEWVAQDIELDIVYEDDDILVINKPAGLVVHPAAGHADGTLLNALLHHVPDIINVPRAGIVHRLDKDTTGLMVVAKTIQAQTKLVAQLQSRSVSRIYECIVIGVVTAGGKINAPIGRHGQQRQRMAVMEGGKPAVSHYRVLERFRSHTHVRVKLETGRTHQIRVHMAHINFPLVGDPAYGGRFRIPPAASQTMVESLKHFPRQALHARFLELDHPTTGERMSWESPLPEDLVWLLTLLKQDREAFVG, encoded by the coding sequence ATGTCCGATAAAATTGAACTTCGCGCAGAGGTGCCGTCCGAATTGGGCGGCCAACGCCTCGATCAAGTCGCCGCCCAACTCTTCGCCGAGCACTCGCGCTCGCGCCTTTCCGCCTGGATCAAAGAAGGCCGCCTGACTGTGGACGGGGCGGTCATCCGCCCGCGCGACATCGTTCATGGCGGTGCCGTCCTTGAGCTGACCGCCGAGCAGGAGGCCCAGGGGGAATGGGTCGCCCAGGACATCGAGCTCGACATCGTCTATGAAGACGACGACATCCTGGTGATCAACAAGCCTGCGGGCCTGGTGGTGCACCCGGCTGCCGGCCACGCCGATGGCACCTTGCTTAATGCCTTGCTGCACCACGTGCCGGACATCATCAATGTCCCGCGTGCCGGCATCGTGCATCGTCTGGACAAGGACACCACCGGTCTGATGGTGGTGGCCAAGACCATCCAGGCGCAGACCAAACTGGTCGCGCAGCTGCAAAGCCGCAGCGTGAGCCGGATCTACGAGTGCATCGTGATCGGCGTGGTGACGGCCGGTGGCAAGATCAACGCCCCGATCGGTCGTCACGGCCAGCAGCGCCAGCGGATGGCGGTGATGGAGGGCGGCAAGCCTGCGGTCAGCCACTATCGCGTGCTGGAGCGTTTCCGTTCCCACACTCACGTACGGGTGAAGCTGGAAACCGGTCGTACCCACCAGATCCGCGTACACATGGCGCACATCAACTTCCCGTTGGTCGGCGATCCGGCGTACGGCGGTCGTTTCCGCATCCCGCCGGCGGCGAGCCAGACCATGGTCGAATCGCTGAAACACTTCCCGCGTCAGGCCCTGCACGCACGGTTCCTCGAGCTGGATCACCCGACCACCGGTGAGCGCATGAGCTGGGAGTCGCCGTTGCCGGAAGACCTGGTGTGGCTGCTGACCCTGCTCAAGCAGGATCGCGAGGCATTCGTCGGATGA